From a single Okeanomitos corallinicola TIOX110 genomic region:
- a CDS encoding folate/biopterin family MFS transporter — MLIESSGLPKVKDSVSKRILLGNEPTPELIAILAVYFVQGILGLARLAVSFFLKDELHLTPVEVSALLGVVALPWMIKPLFGFISDGLPIFGYRRRPYLVLSGILGAVAWVGMGTIVDSSLTATIAIALSSFSVAFSDVIVDSLVVERARVESQAKAGSLQSLCWGATAVGGLITAYFSGLLLQYFSTRIVFLVTAVFPLIVSFVAWLIAEIPINKETPKTDQNHPLTIPKQLKQLRQAFTQKAIWIPTAFIFIWQSTPSGEAAYFYFFTNELHFQPEFLGRVHLVTSLASLIGIWIFQRFLKAVPFRVICGWSIVISAALRMTMLVLVTHTNRALGIDDEWFSLGDSLILAVMGQIAFMPIMVLAARICPLGIEATLFALLMSIFNLGGAISKEFGAIVMHWLGITETNFDSLWLLVIITNLIAVIPILFINFLPTEETETITSADTSIV; from the coding sequence ATGCTAATTGAATCCTCTGGCTTGCCAAAAGTCAAAGACTCAGTAAGCAAAAGAATTCTCTTAGGTAACGAGCCTACGCCAGAATTAATTGCCATACTTGCAGTCTACTTCGTCCAAGGCATATTAGGGTTAGCACGTCTAGCCGTTAGCTTTTTCCTCAAAGATGAGTTACATCTAACTCCAGTGGAGGTATCAGCCTTATTGGGGGTAGTTGCCCTCCCTTGGATGATAAAACCCCTATTTGGTTTTATTTCCGATGGTTTGCCCATTTTCGGCTACCGTCGTCGCCCCTATTTAGTGTTATCGGGGATACTAGGGGCTGTTGCATGGGTAGGTATGGGAACAATAGTTGATAGTAGTTTAACAGCTACAATTGCGATCGCCTTATCTTCTTTTTCCGTTGCTTTCAGTGATGTCATTGTTGACTCCCTCGTGGTCGAACGTGCCAGAGTAGAAAGTCAAGCCAAAGCAGGTTCATTACAATCTCTATGTTGGGGTGCTACCGCCGTTGGTGGTTTAATTACAGCCTATTTTAGTGGCTTACTTTTACAATATTTCAGCACTCGTATAGTATTTTTAGTAACGGCTGTATTTCCGTTAATTGTCTCCTTCGTAGCTTGGTTAATTGCAGAAATACCCATTAACAAAGAAACACCAAAAACCGATCAAAATCATCCACTCACCATTCCTAAACAACTTAAACAACTACGCCAAGCCTTCACCCAAAAAGCTATTTGGATACCCACAGCCTTTATATTTATTTGGCAATCTACCCCCAGTGGAGAAGCAGCATATTTCTACTTTTTTACTAATGAATTGCACTTTCAACCAGAATTTTTAGGTAGAGTTCATTTAGTTACAAGTTTAGCTTCATTAATTGGGATTTGGATTTTTCAACGTTTCCTCAAAGCCGTACCATTTCGGGTAATTTGTGGTTGGAGCATCGTCATTTCCGCAGCATTAAGAATGACAATGTTAGTGTTAGTAACACACACCAACAGAGCATTAGGAATAGATGATGAATGGTTCAGTTTAGGTGACAGTTTAATTCTTGCCGTCATGGGACAAATTGCCTTCATGCCCATTATGGTCTTAGCAGCCAGAATTTGTCCATTGGGAATAGAAGCCACATTGTTTGCACTCCTGATGTCAATCTTCAACTTAGGGGGGGCTATTTCTAAAGAATTTGGGGCAATAGTTATGCACTGGTTAGGTATTACAGAAACCAACTTTGATAGCCTCTGGTTATTAGTAATCATCACTAACCTAATAGCTGTTATTCCCATATTATTTATCAACTTCTTGCCTACAGAAGAAACAGAAACAATTACCTCTGCCGATACTTCAATTGTTTGA
- a CDS encoding type II toxin-antitoxin system RelE/ParE family toxin: MNYVLVFRPEVREELDDAYNWYQTQQIGLGDEFLECVDNMLNRICQMPESYAVVYLDVRRTVVRRFPYAIYYRIVSSRVIVTAIFHSRRDPKSWQTRT; this comes from the coding sequence ATGAATTATGTCCTAGTTTTTCGTCCAGAAGTTCGTGAAGAACTGGATGATGCGTATAACTGGTATCAAACTCAGCAAATAGGACTTGGTGATGAGTTTTTAGAATGCGTGGATAATATGCTAAATCGGATTTGTCAAATGCCAGAATCCTATGCAGTTGTGTATCTTGATGTTCGACGAACAGTAGTCCGACGTTTTCCTTATGCTATATACTACCGAATCGTGTCAAGTCGTGTGATTGTGACAGCAATTTTTCACAGTCGAAGAGATCCAAAATCATGGCAAACGCGAACCTAA
- the xth gene encoding exodeoxyribonuclease III — MKIATWNVNSIRTRLEQVINWLGENSVDVLCLQETKVIDKDFPLNPFTELGYYPYIYGQKAYNGVALISRQPLEDVSMGFTAVLPDLDPQWDEQKRVISGVIDGVRIVNLYVPNGSAIGSEKYEYKLGWLKVLREYLQTLLLSNPEICMCGDFNIALEDIDINDKVKIENHIMASESERQALRDILSLGFADAFRKFNNEGGNYSWWDYRTAAFKRNLGWRIDHHYLTPVVYERAQSCIIDIEPRKLEKPSDHAPVIVEF; from the coding sequence ATGAAAATAGCTACTTGGAATGTCAATTCAATTCGGACTCGTTTAGAACAGGTAATTAACTGGTTAGGTGAAAATTCTGTTGATGTTTTGTGTTTGCAGGAAACAAAGGTGATAGATAAGGATTTTCCCCTAAATCCATTCACAGAACTAGGATATTATCCTTATATTTACGGACAGAAAGCTTATAACGGTGTGGCACTGATTAGCCGTCAACCGCTGGAAGATGTAAGTATGGGTTTCACGGCGGTTTTACCAGATTTAGACCCACAATGGGATGAACAAAAGCGAGTGATTAGCGGTGTAATTGATGGAGTCAGAATTGTTAATCTTTATGTTCCTAATGGTTCAGCAATAGGCAGTGAAAAATATGAATATAAACTGGGTTGGTTAAAGGTTTTACGGGAATATTTACAAACTTTATTATTATCAAATCCAGAAATTTGTATGTGTGGGGATTTTAATATTGCTTTGGAAGATATTGATATTAATGACAAAGTAAAAATAGAAAATCACATCATGGCATCTGAGTCAGAACGTCAAGCTTTACGGGATATATTAAGTTTAGGTTTTGCTGATGCTTTTAGAAAGTTTAATAATGAAGGGGGAAATTATAGCTGGTGGGATTATCGAACTGCGGCTTTTAAGAGAAATTTAGGCTGGAGAATAGACCATCATTATTTAACACCTGTGGTTTATGAACGCGCTCAAAGTTGCATTATTGATATTGAACCCAGGAAGTTAGAAAAACCTAGTGATCATGCGCCGGTGATTGTAGAATTTTAG
- a CDS encoding UPF0175 family protein translates to MSLQLKINYPETLPDAVGKTREQFEQEAKWAMAVKLYEMKRLSCGMAADLLGVERVTFILKLNDYGVPLIDLSEEELLSDIENA, encoded by the coding sequence ATGTCTTTGCAACTCAAAATTAACTACCCTGAAACTTTACCTGATGCTGTTGGCAAAACTAGAGAACAGTTTGAACAAGAAGCAAAATGGGCAATGGCAGTTAAACTATATGAAATGAAACGTCTTTCTTGTGGTATGGCTGCGGATTTATTGGGAGTAGAGAGAGTAACTTTTATCCTTAAATTAAATGATTATGGAGTGCCATTAATTGATTTAAGTGAAGAAGAATTATTATCAGATATAGAAAATGCCTAA
- a CDS encoding addiction module protein, which translates to MDISVALNEIKTLSIADRIRIVQDILESIAAEQAYPDLTTAQKRELDRRITDYEANPDDVMTWEEIKSSIRGQQ; encoded by the coding sequence ATGGACATCAGTGTAGCTTTAAATGAAATCAAAACCCTTAGTATTGCAGATAGAATTCGGATTGTACAAGATATTTTGGAAAGTATCGCAGCAGAACAGGCTTATCCAGATTTAACAACAGCGCAAAAACGAGAACTTGATCGTCGGATTACTGATTATGAAGCAAATCCAGATGATGTCATGACATGGGAAGAAATTAAATCTTCAATTAGAGGACAACAATGA
- a CDS encoding DUF433 domain-containing protein, translating into MSNLLERITINPKQCGGRPCIRGMRIRVSDVLDLFAAGLSAEEILEEMPDLEADDLKSALLYASRKLNHPVLVA; encoded by the coding sequence ATGTCAAATTTACTAGAAAGAATTACCATTAATCCTAAACAATGTGGTGGTCGTCCTTGTATTCGGGGAATGAGAATTAGAGTATCAGATGTGTTAGATTTGTTTGCTGCTGGTTTAAGTGCTGAAGAAATTCTAGAGGAAATGCCGGATCTTGAAGCTGATGATCTTAAATCAGCACTTTTATACGCTTCACGAAAACTCAATCATCCGGTGTTAGTTGCATGA
- a CDS encoding DUF5615 family PIN-like protein, protein MIIWIDAHLSPSIATWITQTFNITALALRDVGLRDAEDEEIFAAAKAQGVIFITKDSDFVDLVERLGIPPQIIWLTCGNTSNARLREILSANLLEALKILSSGEALVEIT, encoded by the coding sequence ATGATAATCTGGATTGATGCACACTTATCACCATCTATTGCTACTTGGATTACTCAGACATTTAATATAACTGCTTTAGCCTTGCGTGATGTCGGTTTAAGAGATGCTGAAGATGAGGAAATTTTTGCAGCAGCAAAAGCTCAAGGAGTTATTTTTATAACTAAGGATAGCGACTTTGTTGATTTAGTTGAACGTCTGGGAATACCCCCACAAATCATCTGGTTAACCTGTGGTAATACTTCAAATGCTAGATTGAGAGAGATTTTGAGTGCAAATTTGCTGGAAGCTTTGAAGATTTTATCTTCTGGTGAAGCACTAGTTGAAATTACTTAA
- a CDS encoding type II toxin-antitoxin system Phd/YefM family antitoxin, whose amino-acid sequence MQTYTLTDARNKHGEVFDQAAIEPVLLTKQSRPSHVILSASSYQKLIDRIQELESLLLAQNQDIP is encoded by the coding sequence ATGCAAACTTACACTCTTACAGATGCTCGAAATAAACACGGTGAGGTTTTTGATCAAGCTGCCATTGAACCTGTTTTACTTACCAAACAATCACGTCCTAGTCATGTCATTCTTTCTGCAAGTAGCTATCAAAAACTAATTGATAGGATTCAAGAATTAGAAAGTTTACTGTTAGCTCAAAATCAGGATATTCCCTAG
- a CDS encoding carotenoid oxygenase family protein: MQTVDNQDNLSLEKSYSQKDWQGGYESLNQEYDYWIDEIEGQIPLELQGTLFRNGPGLLDVNGQRLHHPFDGDGMISRITFTNGRAHFRNRFVETEGYLTEKKAGKILYRGVFGTQKPGGWLANIFDFKIKHIANTNVIYWGNKLLALWEAAEPYLLNPQTLETLGNEYFNGVLSTGEAFSAHPRIDPNAKLVNFAIKPGPTTTINIFELNTNGEIISKQNHSVPGFCFIHDFVITENYCIFFQNPVKFNPLPFALGIASAGQCIKVQKNQPTKIILIPRTNSQTAENEVKVLETKAGFIFHHVNAFEVGNEIVVDSICYNSLTEVEANSDYRESKFEANAPGQLWRFNLHLSENKVENQLIDNRACEFPVIHPNNVGKPYRYLYSAATHNPSGNAPLQAIWKVDITSDTREIWSAAPCGFVGEPIFIPRPNSEKEDEGWVITLVYDAEHHRTDVVILDAQNIQQGAIAKLHLKHHIPYGLHGSFTSETFI, from the coding sequence ATGCAGACTGTAGATAATCAAGACAATCTCTCTTTAGAAAAATCCTATAGCCAAAAAGATTGGCAAGGTGGATATGAATCTCTGAACCAAGAATATGATTATTGGATTGATGAAATAGAAGGACAAATACCCTTAGAATTACAAGGTACACTATTTAGAAACGGTCCCGGTTTACTAGATGTAAATGGACAAAGATTACATCACCCCTTTGATGGAGACGGAATGATTAGCCGGATTACATTTACCAATGGTCGCGCTCATTTCCGTAACCGATTTGTAGAAACTGAAGGTTATTTAACAGAAAAAAAAGCAGGTAAAATTCTCTATCGAGGCGTATTTGGTACACAAAAACCAGGCGGTTGGTTAGCTAATATCTTCGATTTTAAAATCAAACACATCGCTAATACAAATGTTATCTATTGGGGTAACAAACTATTAGCACTATGGGAAGCAGCAGAACCCTATTTATTAAATCCCCAAACTTTAGAAACATTAGGAAATGAATATTTCAATGGTGTTTTATCCACAGGTGAAGCATTTAGCGCCCATCCCCGCATAGACCCCAATGCTAAATTAGTGAACTTTGCTATTAAACCGGGTCCAACAACCACAATTAATATTTTTGAATTGAATACTAACGGGGAAATCATCAGCAAACAAAATCATAGTGTTCCTGGTTTTTGCTTCATTCATGATTTTGTTATCACCGAAAATTACTGTATCTTCTTTCAAAATCCTGTTAAGTTTAATCCCCTACCCTTTGCTTTAGGAATAGCTAGTGCTGGACAATGTATTAAAGTCCAAAAAAATCAACCCACAAAAATCATTCTTATTCCTCGTACAAACAGCCAAACTGCTGAAAATGAGGTAAAAGTTTTAGAAACAAAAGCAGGTTTTATTTTCCATCATGTGAATGCTTTTGAAGTCGGAAATGAGATTGTTGTTGACTCAATTTGCTATAATTCCTTAACCGAGGTTGAAGCTAATAGTGATTATCGAGAAAGCAAATTTGAAGCTAACGCACCTGGTCAACTTTGGCGATTTAATCTACATTTATCAGAAAATAAAGTAGAAAATCAGTTAATAGATAATCGTGCTTGTGAGTTTCCTGTAATTCATCCCAATAATGTAGGTAAACCCTATCGTTATTTATATAGTGCTGCTACACATAACCCTAGTGGAAATGCACCTTTACAAGCAATTTGGAAAGTTGATATAACATCAGATACAAGAGAAATTTGGAGCGCAGCACCCTGTGGTTTTGTTGGTGAACCAATTTTTATTCCTCGTCCCAATTCTGAAAAAGAAGATGAAGGTTGGGTAATAACTTTAGTTTATGATGCTGAACATCATCGTACAGATGTAGTGATTTTAGATGCTCAAAACATTCAACAAGGTGCAATAGCAAAACTACATTTAAAACATCATATTCCTTACGGTTTACATGGGAGTTTTACCTCAGAAACATTTATCTAA
- a CDS encoding cytochrome P450, whose translation MINIHKKENKLPLPPGNLGLPIIGETISFLNDPNFAENRQKKYGNVFKTNLFGSPTIIMIGAEANRFIFSTENNNFVGKWPESFSTLLGPASVSIQTGSIHQSRRKLLSQAFQPRALASYIPSIVEITNSYLQKWENLGQLTWYPEIRKYTFHVACKLLVGTDTTNDPHFAELFEEWFQGLFTLPIRLPGTKFSKALKSREQLLLKIENIILQRQKQPSSEQDALGLFLNAKDEDGSSLSVDELKDQILNLLFAGHEALTSALSSFCLLLAQNPEILAAARKEQEKIICTDMLTSVHLKEMTYLDQILKEVLRFIPPVFGGFREVIQTCEFNGYQLPQGWSILYEVGKTNQDETIYKDAQKFDPERFSIERKEDKSKPFSYVSFGGGMRECLGKEFAKLEMKILATFLLRGYEWELLPGQNLDLKMIPTPKPRDGLKVVFRSINQN comes from the coding sequence ATGATAAATATTCACAAAAAAGAAAACAAGTTACCTCTACCTCCTGGAAACCTTGGGTTACCAATTATTGGTGAAACAATTAGTTTTTTGAATGATCCAAATTTTGCTGAAAACCGACAGAAAAAATATGGTAATGTTTTTAAAACTAATCTATTTGGTTCTCCTACAATTATAATGATAGGAGCAGAGGCAAATCGCTTTATTTTTAGCACTGAAAATAATAATTTTGTGGGTAAATGGCCGGAAAGTTTTTCCACTTTACTAGGTCCTGCTTCTGTATCAATACAAACAGGTAGCATTCATCAAAGCAGACGCAAATTATTATCCCAAGCTTTTCAACCACGAGCTTTAGCAAGTTATATTCCATCAATAGTAGAAATTACTAATAGCTATTTACAGAAATGGGAAAATTTAGGTCAATTAACTTGGTATCCTGAAATAAGAAAATACACCTTTCATGTAGCTTGTAAATTATTAGTAGGAACAGATACTACTAATGATCCTCATTTTGCTGAATTATTTGAAGAGTGGTTTCAGGGATTATTTACTCTTCCTATTCGGTTACCTGGGACTAAGTTTAGTAAAGCTTTAAAAAGCAGAGAGCAGTTATTACTAAAGATTGAGAATATTATTTTACAACGTCAAAAACAACCAAGTTCAGAACAGGATGCTTTAGGTTTATTCTTGAATGCAAAAGATGAAGATGGTAGTAGTTTGAGTGTAGATGAACTCAAAGACCAAATTTTAAATTTACTTTTTGCTGGACATGAAGCCTTAACTTCTGCACTTTCTTCTTTTTGTTTACTGTTAGCTCAAAACCCGGAAATTTTAGCAGCAGCAAGGAAGGAACAAGAAAAAATAATTTGTACAGATATGCTTACATCTGTACATCTCAAAGAAATGACTTATTTAGATCAAATTCTTAAAGAAGTCCTGCGATTTATTCCCCCTGTTTTTGGTGGGTTTCGGGAAGTAATTCAAACTTGTGAATTTAACGGTTATCAACTTCCTCAAGGTTGGAGTATTTTATATGAAGTTGGTAAAACTAATCAAGATGAAACTATCTATAAAGATGCTCAAAAATTTGATCCGGAAAGATTTAGTATAGAGAGAAAAGAGGATAAATCTAAACCTTTTAGTTATGTAAGTTTTGGAGGTGGAATGAGAGAATGTCTAGGAAAAGAATTTGCTAAGTTGGAAATGAAAATATTAGCTACTTTTTTGTTACGTGGTTATGAATGGGAACTTTTACCAGGACAAAATTTAGATTTAAAAATGATACCCACACCTAAACCTCGTGATGGTTTAAAGGTGGTTTTCCGTTCTATTAATCAGAATTAG
- a CDS encoding DUF29 domain-containing protein produces MQTPTKPETQTLYDQDYYLWIKTTINQLRTGQFSAVDLENLLEELETLGRSQKRTIQNLLINLIEYLLKLKYWDQERERNQGHWKGEIRKFRTQIKDYLQDSPSLKPYILEIFDECYQEARKLVSDSSQLSLDTFPLIPIGSLEQILDEDWFPEYRCNHHNKAD; encoded by the coding sequence ATGCAAACACCAACAAAACCCGAAACTCAAACCCTATACGACCAAGATTATTACCTGTGGATAAAAACAACCATTAACCAACTTCGCACAGGTCAATTTTCCGCTGTTGATTTAGAGAATTTATTAGAAGAATTAGAAACTCTAGGTAGAAGTCAAAAACGAACAATTCAAAATTTATTAATTAACCTCATTGAATATCTCCTAAAACTCAAATATTGGGATCAGGAAAGAGAACGAAATCAAGGACATTGGAAAGGTGAAATTAGAAAATTTAGAACACAAATAAAAGATTATCTCCAAGATAGTCCAAGTTTAAAACCTTACATCTTAGAAATATTTGATGAATGTTATCAAGAAGCAAGAAAATTAGTCAGTGATAGTTCTCAACTTTCTCTTGATACATTCCCCCTTATCCCCATTGGTTCTTTAGAACAAATATTAGATGAAGACTGGTTCCCCGAATACAGATGCAATCATCACAATAAAGCCGACTAG
- a CDS encoding HlyD family efflux transporter periplasmic adaptor subunit has translation MKYSLSANAVQARQTKEKFAKPEEHLSYELGKAVQELPPLYTRLLAGTISLIVFGAISWAHFSKVDEVATAPGELIAATQVRPVTSLGNGSILSVKVQEGDRVTKDQILIERDSNLQQTDVNRLAKASKLIEEDLQRLQAERTGGKIAGTKLQDELLNSRLLDYQAKQAAAEAEAQRQLSIIKQAKIRLTRLQENLANSQTSVINAQTNLVNAKDISDKFEDSLKIAQTREENLRTLLTPGAVPRVDYLEAQERLNRAKTEIIRATNEVTNSENRITETKDRMTSLEKDIAAQQQEISQAEQTYQAAKNQALRLESERRSEILTQINRRKEELTNVAGQLEQAKKQKDGETIKAPVAGTIYKIEATKGPVQSGEELLSIVPEGEEMLLEVKVLNRDIGFIRQGMKAKVKLATFPFQEFGVVDGEVINISPNAVIDEKLGLVFPTRIKLNQHSMNLRGKKVEFTPGMSANAEIVTRKKSVLTFIVEPITRRFNEAFSVR, from the coding sequence ATGAAATATTCTCTCTCTGCAAATGCTGTTCAAGCACGTCAAACTAAAGAAAAATTTGCTAAACCAGAAGAACATTTATCCTATGAATTGGGTAAAGCTGTACAGGAATTACCACCACTTTATACAAGATTATTAGCAGGAACTATTAGTTTAATTGTCTTTGGGGCAATATCCTGGGCGCATTTTTCTAAAGTTGATGAAGTAGCTACAGCACCGGGAGAATTAATAGCTGCAACTCAAGTTAGACCGGTGACATCATTAGGTAATGGTTCTATTTTATCAGTAAAAGTTCAAGAAGGCGATCGCGTCACCAAAGATCAGATTTTAATAGAAAGAGACTCTAATTTACAACAAACCGATGTTAACAGATTAGCTAAAGCTAGTAAATTAATTGAGGAAGATTTACAAAGATTACAAGCTGAAAGAACTGGGGGGAAAATTGCGGGGACAAAATTACAAGATGAGTTATTAAATTCCCGGTTATTAGATTATCAAGCCAAACAAGCAGCAGCAGAAGCAGAAGCACAACGACAACTTTCAATTATCAAACAAGCAAAAATTCGCTTAACTCGCTTACAAGAAAATTTAGCTAATTCTCAAACAAGTGTAATTAATGCTCAAACTAATTTAGTCAATGCTAAAGACATCAGTGACAAATTTGAAGATAGTTTAAAAATTGCCCAAACAAGAGAAGAAAATCTGAGAACTTTGTTAACTCCTGGTGCAGTTCCCAGAGTTGATTATTTGGAGGCACAGGAAAGATTAAATCGAGCAAAAACAGAAATTATTAGAGCTACAAATGAAGTTACCAACTCTGAAAATAGAATTACAGAAACAAAAGATAGAATGACATCTTTAGAAAAAGATATTGCTGCTCAACAACAGGAAATTAGTCAAGCCGAACAAACCTATCAAGCTGCAAAAAATCAAGCTTTGAGATTAGAGTCAGAAAGACGCAGTGAAATTTTAACACAAATTAATAGACGTAAAGAAGAATTAACCAATGTTGCTGGACAGTTAGAACAGGCAAAAAAACAAAAAGACGGAGAAACAATTAAAGCACCCGTCGCCGGAACAATTTATAAAATTGAAGCTACCAAAGGTCCCGTACAGTCTGGGGAAGAATTACTTTCAATTGTTCCTGAAGGGGAGGAAATGCTGTTAGAAGTTAAAGTTCTGAATCGAGATATTGGTTTTATTCGTCAGGGAATGAAAGCCAAGGTGAAATTAGCAACTTTTCCTTTTCAAGAATTTGGTGTTGTGGATGGTGAGGTTATTAATATTAGTCCCAATGCAGTTATTGATGAAAAGTTAGGTTTAGTTTTTCCGACACGAATTAAATTAAATCAGCATTCTATGAATTTACGAGGTAAAAAAGTAGAATTTACGCCGGGGATGTCTGCAAATGCGGAGATTGTGACCAGGAAGAAATCGGTTTTGACCTTTATTGTTGAGCCAATTACCCGCAGATTTAATGAGGCTTTTTCTGTGAGGTAA
- a CDS encoding Glu/Leu/Phe/Val dehydrogenase — MVTTSRPVWENHSPAHICPFDQACSYLEWAAKELKLDSGLLEILSHPRKVVTVSIPVKMDSGEIRVLAGHRVQHSDILGPYKGGIRYHPAVTLREVSALAMLMTWKCALLGIPYGGAKGGIPIDPKKYSAGELERISRRYISELIKDIGPSVDIPAPDMGTSAREMAWMMDTYSVNVGHAVPGVVTGKPISVGGSLGREMATGRGVMIIVREALADQGKSLADVKIAIQGFGNVGGAAAELLHKEGAKIIAVSTGAGGIFSATGLDIPALKVYAAENRRSVVGFPQGTAISNADLLTLPCDVLIPAALENQITEENVNQIQAHFVAEAANGPVTLEANRVLEARGVTVLPDILANAGGVVVSYLEWVQGLSYLFWDEERVNREMENLMVNAYRQVMQQAQNRKVNLRLAAYTLGVGRVAQALTDRGLYP; from the coding sequence ATGGTTACAACCTCTCGTCCAGTGTGGGAAAATCATTCCCCAGCGCATATTTGCCCATTTGATCAAGCTTGTAGTTATTTAGAATGGGCTGCTAAGGAATTAAAATTAGATTCAGGTTTATTAGAAATTCTCAGCCATCCCCGTAAAGTCGTTACTGTTTCCATCCCCGTCAAAATGGATAGTGGGGAAATAAGGGTTTTAGCTGGACACCGGGTACAACATTCGGATATTTTAGGCCCCTATAAAGGTGGTATTCGTTACCATCCAGCGGTGACATTACGGGAAGTTTCCGCTTTAGCCATGTTGATGACTTGGAAATGTGCGTTGTTAGGTATTCCCTACGGTGGTGCTAAGGGAGGAATACCCATAGATCCGAAAAAATACAGTGCGGGTGAATTAGAACGCATTAGCCGCCGTTATATCAGTGAGTTAATTAAAGACATTGGACCCTCTGTAGATATACCAGCCCCAGATATGGGAACTTCAGCCAGGGAAATGGCTTGGATGATGGATACCTATTCTGTGAATGTTGGTCATGCTGTACCAGGTGTGGTGACGGGTAAACCCATTTCCGTTGGTGGTTCTCTGGGTCGGGAAATGGCTACAGGCCGGGGTGTAATGATTATTGTCCGTGAAGCTTTGGCAGATCAAGGTAAATCTCTTGCAGATGTAAAAATTGCTATCCAAGGTTTCGGTAATGTTGGCGGTGCTGCGGCTGAATTATTACACAAAGAAGGCGCAAAAATTATTGCTGTTTCCACTGGTGCTGGGGGTATTTTTTCGGCAACTGGTCTTGATATTCCAGCTTTAAAAGTCTATGCTGCTGAAAATCGTCGTAGTGTCGTCGGTTTTCCCCAAGGAACTGCCATCAGTAACGCAGATTTACTAACTTTACCTTGTGATGTATTAATTCCTGCTGCTTTAGAAAATCAAATTACGGAAGAAAATGTTAATCAAATCCAAGCCCACTTTGTCGCTGAAGCTGCTAATGGCCCTGTGACGCTGGAAGCTAACCGAGTTCTAGAAGCTCGTGGGGTGACGGTTTTACCGGATATTTTGGCTAATGCTGGTGGTGTGGTGGTGAGTTATTTGGAATGGGTGCAAGGTCTTTCTTACTTGTTCTGGGATGAGGAAAGAGTCAACCGAGAAATGGAAAATTTGATGGTGAATGCTTACCGTCAGGTGATGCAACAAGCACAGAATAGAAAAGTAAATTTACGGTTAGCTGCCTATACTCTGGGTGTGGGTAGAGTTGCTCAGGCTTTGACAGACAGAGGTTTGTATCCTTAG
- a CDS encoding cold shock domain-containing protein encodes MRKGVLTRWKDDRGFGFIKSRDGSTDIFIHISDIKVASRRPKVGDTIIYELTTTPDGKIRATKASIEGVAPLPVRQQKRFKKQSLMKKIIGLPIAIIFVVLAIEFQGSRSPSLINSFIKPGCKIKGNISINTGRRWYHVPGAEDYESTVINPTKGEKWFCTESEAVANGWRKAPR; translated from the coding sequence ATGCGTAAGGGCGTACTTACACGATGGAAAGATGATAGGGGTTTTGGATTTATAAAATCTAGAGATGGAAGTACAGATATTTTTATTCATATCAGTGACATAAAGGTGGCTAGTCGTCGCCCAAAAGTTGGTGATACAATTATTTACGAATTAACAACAACCCCAGATGGAAAAATTCGTGCTACTAAAGCTTCAATTGAGGGAGTTGCACCTCTACCAGTAAGACAACAAAAAAGATTTAAAAAACAGAGTTTAATGAAAAAGATTATTGGTCTTCCTATTGCTATCATCTTTGTTGTTTTGGCAATTGAGTTTCAAGGTAGCCGTTCTCCATCTCTCATCAACTCCTTTATAAAACCAGGTTGCAAAATTAAAGGTAATATTTCCATTAATACAGGGAGACGATGGTATCACGTTCCTGGCGCAGAGGATTATGAATCCACAGTAATTAATCCAACAAAAGGAGAGAAATGGTTTTGTACAGAATCAGAAGCCGTAGCAAATGGTTGGCGTAAAGCACCAAGATGA